The Globicephala melas chromosome 13, mGloMel1.2, whole genome shotgun sequence genome includes a region encoding these proteins:
- the ADNP2 gene encoding activity-dependent neuroprotector homeobox protein 2 isoform X2, with protein MFQIPVENLDNIRKVRKKVKSILMDIGLDSCKELLKDLKGFDPGEKYFYNTSWGDISLWEPSGKKVRYRTKPYCCSLCKYSTKVLTSFKNHLHRYHEDEIDQELVIPCPNCVFSSQPRVVGRHFRMFHAPARKAQNHTVNILGETKSSRSDVISFTCLKCNFSNTLYYSMKKHVLVAHFHYLINSYFGLRTEEMGEQPRADDPRSTEKMPPSDRYYCKKCSANASSQDALMYHILTSDIHRDLENKLRSVISEHIKKTGLLKQMHIAPKPAARVAVPPNSSAPGIPATSPCFHLALPQNSQSQTVVQPVQGAPPPVTGASGASGSLTHSPPAVAQSHVTLVSSPLPVGQSNLTLPPSTPQPVFLSHGVPLNQAANPPALPLSQPVGPVNKSVGTGVLPIKQTIRPGVLPLSQPVGPISRPVGPGVLSVNRPVASGVLPVNPSVTPGVLQAVSPGVISVSRTVPSGVLPAGQMTPAGVIPSGQTATSGVLPAGQVVQSGVLPIGQTAPSGVLPTGLTVPPRVLPPGQTVPLRVLPAGQVVPPGLLPPNQTVSSGVLPVNQGINSGVLQLSQPVVSGVLPVGQPVRPGVLQLNQSVSTNILPAHQPIRPGASPNTAFLTSGSILRQLIPTGKQVNGIPTYTLAPVSVTLPVPPGSVATVAPPQMPIQLLQSGTAAQMASSMASLPSPPVVVNATQNMFVQPSSSVAEANQVLKQAKQWKTCPVCNELFPSNVYQVHMEVAHKHSESKSAETLEPEKLAACAPFLKWMREKTVRCLSCKCLVSEEELIRHLLVHGLGCLFCPCTFHDIKGLSEHSRAMHLGKRRLPVDYSDKGFQLDVDANGSLLFPHLDFITILPREELGEREVYLAVLAGIHSKSLVPVYIKVRPQTEGAPGRPGNQALTCPFCFGTFVTAEAYELHLKERHHIMPTVHTILKSPAFKCIHCCGVYTGNMTLAAIAIHLLRCRSAPKDSSSGLQVQPNFIENSELLLVNGEVIHDSSFSVKRKMPDGQFGAEEQREGEARPVPTSADREPSPEKATSAVPSKRQRSESRTEAPLVHDDALQVLALNPKRYEDRSYEEKKQFLRDYFHKRPYPSKKEIELLSSLLWVWKIDVASFFGKRRYICMKAIKNHKPSVLLGFDMSELKNVKHRLNFDYEPQNL; from the exons GACCTTAAAGGCTTTGATCCAGGAGAGAAGTACTTTTATAACACATCATGGGGAGATATTTCTCTCTGGGAACCTTCTGGAAAGAAAGTg aGATATCGAACAAAACCATACTGTTGTAGCCTCTGTAAATACTCCACAAAAGTGCTTACTTCATTCAAAAATCATTTACATCGTTACCATGAAGATGAAATTGACCAAGAGCTGGTGATCCCTTGTCCAAACTGTGTGTTTTCCTCTCAACCCAGAGTTGTGGGAAGGCACTTCAGAATGTTTCATGCACCTGCTCGGAAAGCCCAGAACCACACTGTGAATATTTTAGGTGAAACTAAATCATCTAGGAGTGATGTGATAAgttttacatgtttaaaatgtaACTTTTCAAACACTCTGTACTACAGCATGAAGAAGCATGTGCTGGTAGCCCATTTTCACTACTTAATTAATTCCTACTTTGGCCTGAGAACTGAGGAGATGGGTGAGCAACCAAGAGCTGACGACCCCCGTTCTACAGAGAAGATGCCCCCATCCGACAGGTATTACTGTAAAAAGTGCAGCGCCAACGCCAGCAGCCAGGATGCTTTAATGTACCACATCTTGACGTCGGATATACACAGGGATTTGGAGAATAAGCTTAGGTCTGTGATCTCAGAACATATTAAGAAGACTGGACTTTTGAAGCAAATGCATATTGCTCCAAAACCAGCTGCACGTGTGGCTGTACCACCCAACAGCAGTGCTCCGGGCATCCCAGCCACATCTCCTTGCTTCCACCTGGCCTTGCCACAGAACAGTCAGAGCCAAACTGTGGTACAGCCAGTTCAGGGTGCGCCCCCCCCGGTGACTGGGGCCTCGGGCGCTTCTGGAAGCCTCACCCACTCCCCGCCTGCCGTTGCCCAGTCTCATGTGACTCTGGTCTCCAGTCCTCTGCCAGTGGGCCAGAGCAACCTCACTCTGCCGCCCTCAACACCTCagcctgtctttctctctcatgGAGTTCCACTTAATCAGGCAGCAAACCCTCCTGCGTTGCCCTTGAGTCAGCCAGTGGGACCTGTAAATAAGTCGGTCGGAACCGGCGTCCTCCCCATAAAGCAGACCATCCGCCCGGGGGTTTTGCCCCTCAGCCAGCCTGTTGGGCCCATAAGCAGACCAGTCGGGCCTGGAGTTCTCTCGGTAAATAGACCTGTTGCGTCCGGTGTCCTTCCTGTCAATCCCTCTGTCACCCCTGGAGTTCTTCAGGCGGTCTCGCCAGGGGTGATTTCTGTGAGTCGGACAGTCCCGTCAGGGGTCCTTCCTGCGGGACAGATGACCCCTGCTGGGGTTATCCCTTCAGGACAGACAGCAACTTCTGGGGTTCTCCCTGCTGGCCAGGTGGTTCAGTCAGGGGTTCTCCCCATTGGCCAGACAGCGCCATCGGGGGTGCTCCCCACTGGGCTGACAGTCCCGCCGCGGGTCCTCCCTCCTGGCCAGACGGTCCCACTGAGGGTTCTCCCTGCAGGCCAGGTAGTCCCACCTGGGCTCCTTCCTCCCAACCAGACGGTCTCGTCAGGTGTTCTCCCTGTGAACCAGGGTATTAACTCTGGTGTTCTTCAGCTCAGTCAGCCTGTCGTGTCAGGGGTCCTTCCTGTGGGCCAGCCAGTGAGGCCGGGGGTCCTGCAGCTTAATCAGTCTGTGAGTACCAACATCCTGCCTGCTCATCAGCCCATCAGACCCGGGGCTTCGCCAAACACCGCTTTCCTAACATCAGGCTCTATTCTCAGACAGCTGATACCCACAGGGAAACAAGTGAATGGGATTCCCACATACACACTTGCCCCAGTATCTGTCACTTTGCCTGTGCCCCCTGGAAGTGTCGCCACTGTTGCCCCCCCCCAGATGCCCATCCAGCTCCTGCAGTCGGGCACGGCTGCACAGATGGCCAGCTCCATGGccagcctgccctccccaccaGTGGTGGTAAATGCCACTCAGAATATGTTCGTTCAGCCTTCTTCGTCTGTGGCAGAGGCAAATCAGGTGCTCAAACAGGCAAAGCAGTGGAAAACCTGTCCAGTTTGCAACGAGCTCTTCCCTTCCAATGTCTACCAGGTCCACATGGAAGTGGCACATAAGCACAGCGAATCCAAATCCGCTGAAACACTGGAGCCGGAAAAGCTGGCGGCATGTGCACCGTTTCTAAAGTGGATGAGAGAGAAAACAGTGCGGTGTTTGTCCTGTAAGTGCTTAGTCTCAGAGGAGGAGCTTATCCGCCACTTGCTGGTGCACGGCCTGGGGTGCTTGTTCTGCCCGTGCACTTTCCACGATATTAAAGGCCTCTCAGAGCATAGTAGGGCTATGCACCTAGGGAAGAGGAGACTGCCCGTGGACTATAGCGACAAAGGATTTCAGCTGGATGTCGATGCCAATGGCAGCCTGCTGTTTCCCCACCTCGACTTCATCACCATCTTGCCCAGGGAGGAGCTGGGTGAGCGGGAGGTCTACTTGGCCGTGCTGGCTGGGATACACTCCAAGTCACTGGTGCCCGTGTACATCAAAGTGAGGCCGCAGACCGAGGGTGCGCCCGGGAGGCCTGGCAACCAGGCGCTGACCTGCCCTTTTTGCTTCGGCACCTTCGTGACGGCTGAGGCGTACGAGCTGCATCTGAAGGAGCGGCACCACATCATGCCAACGGTGCACACGATTTTGAAATCCCCGGCTTTCAAGTGCATCCACTGCTGTGGGGTTTACACGGGCAACATGACTCTGGCAGCCATTGCCATACACCTGCTGCGCTGTCGGAGTGCTCCGAAGGACAGCAGCTCAGGCCTGCAGGTCCAGCCCAATTTTATTGAGAACAGTGAACTGCTTTTAGTCAATGGTGAGGTGATACACGACTccagtttttctgtaaagagaAAGATGCCTGACGGCCAGTTTGGGGCtgaggagcagagggagggcGAGGCGCGGCCTGTCCCCACGAGCGCTGACAGAGAGCCATCCCCGGAGAAGGCGACGAGCGCCGTGCCTTCTAAAAGACAGAGGAGCGAAAGCAGGACGGAGGCGCCCCTTGTTCACGACGACGCTCTCCAGGTTTTAGCGTTAAATCCTAAAAGATACGAAGACCGTTCTTACGAAGAAAAAAAGCAGTTTCTTAGAGATTATTTCCACAAGAGACCATATCCcagtaaaaaggaaatagaaCTGTTATCCTCACTCTTATGGGTGTGGAAAATTGACGTGGCTTCATTTTTTGGAAAAAGAAGGTATATTTGcatgaaagcaataaaaaatCACAAGCCTTCTGTACTTTTAGGCTTTGATATGTCTGaacttaaaaatgttaaacacagattGAACTTTGACTATGAACCAcaaaacttgtaa
- the ADNP2 gene encoding activity-dependent neuroprotector homeobox protein 2 isoform X1, which translates to MFQIPVENLDNIRKVRKKVKSILMDIGLDSCKELLKDLKGFDPGEKYFYNTSWGDISLWEPSGKKVRYRTKPYCCSLCKYSTKVLTSFKNHLHRYHEDEIDQELVIPCPNCVFSSQPRVVGRHFRMFHAPARKAQNHTVNILGETKSSRSDVISFTCLKCNFSNTLYYSMKKHVLVAHFHYLINSYFGLRTEEMGEQPRADDPRSTEKMPPSDRYYCKKCSANASSQDALMYHILTSDIHRDLENKLRSVISEHIKKTGLLKQMHIAPKPAARVAVPPNSSAPGIPATSPCFHLALPQNSQSQTVVQPVQGAPPPVTGASGASGSLTHSPPAVAQSHVTLVSSPLPVGQSNLTLPPSTPQPVFLSHGVPLNQAANPPALPLSQPVGPVNKSVGTGVLPIKQTIRPGVLPLSQPVGPISRPVGPGVLSVNRPVASGVLPVNPSVTPGVLQAVSPGVISVSRTVPSGVLPAGQMTPAGVIPSGQTATSGVLPAGQVVQSGVLPIGQTAPSGVLPTGLTVPPRVLPPGQTVPLRVLPAGQVVPPGLLPPNQTVSSGVLPVNQGINSGVLQLSQPVVSGVLPVGQPVRPGVLQLNQSVSTNILPAHQPIRPGASPNTAFLTSGSILRQLIPTGKQVNGIPTYTLAPVSVTLPVPPGSVATVAPPQMPIQLLQSGTAAQMASSMASLPSPPVVVNATQNMFVQPSSSVAEANQVLKQAKQWKTCPVCNELFPSNVYQVHMEVAHKHSESKSAETLEPEKLAACAPFLKWMREKTVRCLSCKCLVSEEELIRHLLVHGLGCLFCPCTFHDIKGLSEHSRAMHLGKRRLPVDYSDKGFQLDVDANGSLLFPHLDFITILPREELGEREVYLAVLAGIHSKSLVPVYIKVRPQTEGAPGRPGNQALTCPFCFGTFVTAEAYELHLKERHHIMPTVHTILKSPAFKCIHCCGVYTGNMTLAAIAIHLLRCRSAPKDSSSGLQVQPNFIENSELLLVNGEVIHDSSFSVKRKMPDGQFGAEEQREGEARPVPTSADREPSPEKATSAVPSKRQRSESRTEAPLVHDDALQVLALNPKRYEDRSYEEKKQFLRDYFHKRPYPSKKEIELLSSLLWVWKIDVASFFGKRRKFQLVSEYLINCELKLLSLSFTSSSR; encoded by the exons GACCTTAAAGGCTTTGATCCAGGAGAGAAGTACTTTTATAACACATCATGGGGAGATATTTCTCTCTGGGAACCTTCTGGAAAGAAAGTg aGATATCGAACAAAACCATACTGTTGTAGCCTCTGTAAATACTCCACAAAAGTGCTTACTTCATTCAAAAATCATTTACATCGTTACCATGAAGATGAAATTGACCAAGAGCTGGTGATCCCTTGTCCAAACTGTGTGTTTTCCTCTCAACCCAGAGTTGTGGGAAGGCACTTCAGAATGTTTCATGCACCTGCTCGGAAAGCCCAGAACCACACTGTGAATATTTTAGGTGAAACTAAATCATCTAGGAGTGATGTGATAAgttttacatgtttaaaatgtaACTTTTCAAACACTCTGTACTACAGCATGAAGAAGCATGTGCTGGTAGCCCATTTTCACTACTTAATTAATTCCTACTTTGGCCTGAGAACTGAGGAGATGGGTGAGCAACCAAGAGCTGACGACCCCCGTTCTACAGAGAAGATGCCCCCATCCGACAGGTATTACTGTAAAAAGTGCAGCGCCAACGCCAGCAGCCAGGATGCTTTAATGTACCACATCTTGACGTCGGATATACACAGGGATTTGGAGAATAAGCTTAGGTCTGTGATCTCAGAACATATTAAGAAGACTGGACTTTTGAAGCAAATGCATATTGCTCCAAAACCAGCTGCACGTGTGGCTGTACCACCCAACAGCAGTGCTCCGGGCATCCCAGCCACATCTCCTTGCTTCCACCTGGCCTTGCCACAGAACAGTCAGAGCCAAACTGTGGTACAGCCAGTTCAGGGTGCGCCCCCCCCGGTGACTGGGGCCTCGGGCGCTTCTGGAAGCCTCACCCACTCCCCGCCTGCCGTTGCCCAGTCTCATGTGACTCTGGTCTCCAGTCCTCTGCCAGTGGGCCAGAGCAACCTCACTCTGCCGCCCTCAACACCTCagcctgtctttctctctcatgGAGTTCCACTTAATCAGGCAGCAAACCCTCCTGCGTTGCCCTTGAGTCAGCCAGTGGGACCTGTAAATAAGTCGGTCGGAACCGGCGTCCTCCCCATAAAGCAGACCATCCGCCCGGGGGTTTTGCCCCTCAGCCAGCCTGTTGGGCCCATAAGCAGACCAGTCGGGCCTGGAGTTCTCTCGGTAAATAGACCTGTTGCGTCCGGTGTCCTTCCTGTCAATCCCTCTGTCACCCCTGGAGTTCTTCAGGCGGTCTCGCCAGGGGTGATTTCTGTGAGTCGGACAGTCCCGTCAGGGGTCCTTCCTGCGGGACAGATGACCCCTGCTGGGGTTATCCCTTCAGGACAGACAGCAACTTCTGGGGTTCTCCCTGCTGGCCAGGTGGTTCAGTCAGGGGTTCTCCCCATTGGCCAGACAGCGCCATCGGGGGTGCTCCCCACTGGGCTGACAGTCCCGCCGCGGGTCCTCCCTCCTGGCCAGACGGTCCCACTGAGGGTTCTCCCTGCAGGCCAGGTAGTCCCACCTGGGCTCCTTCCTCCCAACCAGACGGTCTCGTCAGGTGTTCTCCCTGTGAACCAGGGTATTAACTCTGGTGTTCTTCAGCTCAGTCAGCCTGTCGTGTCAGGGGTCCTTCCTGTGGGCCAGCCAGTGAGGCCGGGGGTCCTGCAGCTTAATCAGTCTGTGAGTACCAACATCCTGCCTGCTCATCAGCCCATCAGACCCGGGGCTTCGCCAAACACCGCTTTCCTAACATCAGGCTCTATTCTCAGACAGCTGATACCCACAGGGAAACAAGTGAATGGGATTCCCACATACACACTTGCCCCAGTATCTGTCACTTTGCCTGTGCCCCCTGGAAGTGTCGCCACTGTTGCCCCCCCCCAGATGCCCATCCAGCTCCTGCAGTCGGGCACGGCTGCACAGATGGCCAGCTCCATGGccagcctgccctccccaccaGTGGTGGTAAATGCCACTCAGAATATGTTCGTTCAGCCTTCTTCGTCTGTGGCAGAGGCAAATCAGGTGCTCAAACAGGCAAAGCAGTGGAAAACCTGTCCAGTTTGCAACGAGCTCTTCCCTTCCAATGTCTACCAGGTCCACATGGAAGTGGCACATAAGCACAGCGAATCCAAATCCGCTGAAACACTGGAGCCGGAAAAGCTGGCGGCATGTGCACCGTTTCTAAAGTGGATGAGAGAGAAAACAGTGCGGTGTTTGTCCTGTAAGTGCTTAGTCTCAGAGGAGGAGCTTATCCGCCACTTGCTGGTGCACGGCCTGGGGTGCTTGTTCTGCCCGTGCACTTTCCACGATATTAAAGGCCTCTCAGAGCATAGTAGGGCTATGCACCTAGGGAAGAGGAGACTGCCCGTGGACTATAGCGACAAAGGATTTCAGCTGGATGTCGATGCCAATGGCAGCCTGCTGTTTCCCCACCTCGACTTCATCACCATCTTGCCCAGGGAGGAGCTGGGTGAGCGGGAGGTCTACTTGGCCGTGCTGGCTGGGATACACTCCAAGTCACTGGTGCCCGTGTACATCAAAGTGAGGCCGCAGACCGAGGGTGCGCCCGGGAGGCCTGGCAACCAGGCGCTGACCTGCCCTTTTTGCTTCGGCACCTTCGTGACGGCTGAGGCGTACGAGCTGCATCTGAAGGAGCGGCACCACATCATGCCAACGGTGCACACGATTTTGAAATCCCCGGCTTTCAAGTGCATCCACTGCTGTGGGGTTTACACGGGCAACATGACTCTGGCAGCCATTGCCATACACCTGCTGCGCTGTCGGAGTGCTCCGAAGGACAGCAGCTCAGGCCTGCAGGTCCAGCCCAATTTTATTGAGAACAGTGAACTGCTTTTAGTCAATGGTGAGGTGATACACGACTccagtttttctgtaaagagaAAGATGCCTGACGGCCAGTTTGGGGCtgaggagcagagggagggcGAGGCGCGGCCTGTCCCCACGAGCGCTGACAGAGAGCCATCCCCGGAGAAGGCGACGAGCGCCGTGCCTTCTAAAAGACAGAGGAGCGAAAGCAGGACGGAGGCGCCCCTTGTTCACGACGACGCTCTCCAGGTTTTAGCGTTAAATCCTAAAAGATACGAAGACCGTTCTTACGAAGAAAAAAAGCAGTTTCTTAGAGATTATTTCCACAAGAGACCATATCCcagtaaaaaggaaatagaaCTGTTATCCTCACTCTTATGGGTGTGGAAAATTGACGTGGCTTCATTTTTTGGAAAAAGAAG gaAATTTCAGCTTGTTTCAGAATACTTGATTAACTGCGAATTAAAACTGCTCTCCCTCAGCTTCACAAGTAGCAGCAGATGA